In Gordonia iterans, the following proteins share a genomic window:
- a CDS encoding primosomal protein gives MAGDIVPIELGLTDGNLFTLWAPRWREGEDEWEAFLGLDEDLYGFDSVAALAAFVRTDDDNDLADHPQWETVKKLQAEELIPDDKHSYDLIGVPELAAEDPRGEVIAELENALEITRIIGEVCDLTPVTKFFTANQILSAVTVGTDNFRGREGVDLWVRIGRLIAKHWDDVIDALDEVVSTPDVDAEALTIAEDELDAAASAEDEDEPEFDPVDPLDDDADDETDEDSDDDDSDDDDSDDEEEDDFWSQVGIDPIRIYTDEGEFLTLRCYLRDEPVFLGAKGNIYGFSSERALTRYLAENNDHALGKVSTYDEVQSMANGGELEYDVLEENVYALPGLTEDLLDGPRAVDGRQLDLAVELLTDAADFAGIDTVDEALGKTTPLGWLVDYAINPDPDRLAPSGPYDNESEAWRALVNDFEERLIRRG, from the coding sequence ATGGCCGGAGACATCGTCCCCATTGAACTCGGACTCACCGATGGAAACCTCTTCACCCTGTGGGCGCCCCGCTGGCGCGAGGGCGAGGACGAGTGGGAGGCCTTCCTCGGTCTCGACGAGGACCTGTACGGATTCGACTCGGTCGCCGCGCTGGCCGCATTCGTGCGGACCGACGACGACAACGACCTCGCCGACCATCCCCAATGGGAGACGGTGAAGAAGCTCCAGGCCGAGGAGCTCATCCCGGACGACAAGCACAGCTACGACCTCATCGGCGTCCCTGAGCTGGCCGCCGAGGACCCCCGCGGCGAGGTGATCGCCGAGCTCGAGAACGCGCTGGAGATCACCCGGATCATCGGCGAGGTCTGCGACCTGACCCCGGTCACCAAGTTCTTCACCGCCAACCAGATCCTGTCGGCGGTGACCGTCGGCACCGACAACTTCCGCGGCCGCGAGGGCGTGGACCTCTGGGTCCGCATCGGCCGCCTGATCGCCAAGCACTGGGACGACGTGATCGACGCGCTCGACGAGGTCGTGAGCACCCCGGACGTGGACGCCGAGGCCCTCACGATCGCCGAGGACGAGCTCGACGCCGCCGCGTCCGCCGAGGACGAGGACGAGCCGGAGTTCGATCCGGTGGACCCGCTCGACGACGACGCCGACGACGAGACGGACGAGGACTCCGACGACGACGACTCCGACGACGACGACTCCGACGACGAGGAGGAGGACGACTTCTGGTCCCAGGTCGGCATCGACCCGATCCGGATCTACACCGACGAGGGCGAGTTCCTGACCCTGCGCTGCTACCTGCGCGACGAGCCGGTCTTCCTCGGCGCCAAGGGCAACATCTACGGCTTCAGCTCCGAGCGCGCCCTGACTCGTTACCTCGCCGAGAACAACGATCACGCGCTCGGCAAGGTGTCGACCTACGACGAGGTCCAATCGATGGCGAACGGGGGCGAACTGGAGTACGACGTCCTCGAGGAGAACGTGTACGCGCTCCCGGGCCTGACCGAGGACCTGCTCGACGGCCCGCGCGCCGTCGACGGGCGCCAGCTCGACCTCGCCGTCGAACTGCTGACCGACGCCGCTGATTTCGCCGGGATCGACACCGTCGACGAGGCCCTGGGCAAGACCACGCCGCTCGGCTGGCTGGTCGATTACGCGATCAACCCGGACCCCGATCGCCTGGCGCCGTCCGGTCCGTACGACAACGAGTCCGAGGCCTGGCGCGCGCTGGTGAACGACTTCGAGGAGCGCCTCATCCGCCGCGGCTGA
- the upp gene encoding uracil phosphoribosyltransferase yields the protein MDVHVVTHPLVQSRMTLLRDEGTSNADFRAQLTKITAMLTYEALAAEPTTPVAVQTPVGPAECVELAGRPLFVPVLRAGLGMLDAALGLVPDAQAGFVGVARDEATAEPHEYLVSLPEDLAGRRVYVLDPMLATGGSLIHTLDVLAGRGATDVTAVCVVAAPEGVAALRTTRQRVRLVVGAIDECLNTSSYIVPGLGDAGDRQFGPRNM from the coding sequence GTGGATGTGCACGTGGTCACGCACCCGTTGGTGCAGTCCCGGATGACGCTGCTGCGCGACGAGGGGACGTCGAACGCCGACTTCCGCGCACAGCTGACCAAGATCACCGCCATGCTCACCTACGAGGCACTCGCTGCGGAGCCGACCACGCCGGTCGCGGTGCAGACGCCCGTCGGACCCGCAGAGTGCGTGGAGCTGGCCGGGCGGCCACTGTTCGTGCCGGTGCTCCGGGCCGGTCTCGGGATGCTCGACGCCGCACTCGGCCTGGTCCCCGACGCGCAGGCCGGGTTCGTCGGCGTGGCCCGCGACGAAGCGACCGCCGAGCCTCACGAGTATCTGGTCTCGCTGCCCGAGGACCTGGCCGGGCGCCGGGTCTACGTGCTCGACCCCATGCTCGCCACCGGAGGTTCGCTGATCCACACGCTGGACGTCCTCGCCGGCCGCGGCGCCACCGACGTCACCGCCGTGTGCGTGGTCGCGGCGCCGGAGGGGGTCGCTGCGCTCCGCACGACGCGGCAACGGGTGCGGCTGGTGGTCGGCGCGATCGACGAGTGCCTGAACACATCGTCGTACATCGTCCCCGGGCTCGGTGACGCCGGGGACCGGCAGTTCGGTCCCCGCAACATGTGA
- a CDS encoding adenosine deaminase — translation MGIPETITIDSCRLAPKVLLHDHLDGGLRPATVLDLARENGYDKLPADTAEELGEWFATAADSGSLETYLETFAHTVGVMQTAPALTRVARECAEDLFEDGVVYAEVRFAPELHTEQGLSLDEVVEAVLAGFAEGEDLSRAAGRPIVVRCLLTAMRHAARSLEIAELATRFEGRGVVGFDIAGAEAGNPPTRHQAAFDYMREQCSHFTIHAGEAFGLPSIHEALSFCGTDRLGHGVRVIDDIVLPPDARPDQREYPGAELGTIANYVRDKRIPLELCPSSNVQTGAVDSIAEHPFNVLAKLRFRVTVNTDNRLMSNTTMSREFMVLHEAFDYGWADFERFTVNAMKSAFLHFDKRLELIDDVIKPGYAVLLG, via the coding sequence ATGGGCATTCCCGAGACGATCACCATCGACAGTTGCCGGCTCGCTCCCAAGGTCCTCTTGCACGATCACCTCGACGGCGGGCTGCGGCCGGCGACGGTGCTGGACCTGGCGCGCGAGAACGGGTACGACAAGCTGCCCGCCGACACCGCCGAGGAACTCGGGGAGTGGTTCGCCACCGCCGCCGACTCCGGGTCGCTGGAGACCTACCTGGAGACCTTCGCGCACACCGTCGGCGTGATGCAGACCGCGCCGGCGCTCACCCGCGTGGCGCGCGAATGCGCCGAAGACCTGTTCGAGGACGGCGTCGTGTACGCCGAGGTGCGCTTCGCGCCGGAGTTGCACACCGAGCAGGGGCTCTCGCTGGACGAGGTCGTGGAGGCGGTGCTGGCTGGCTTCGCGGAGGGGGAGGACCTGTCCCGGGCGGCGGGCAGGCCCATCGTCGTACGGTGCCTGCTGACCGCGATGCGGCATGCGGCGCGGTCGCTGGAGATCGCCGAGCTGGCCACGCGCTTCGAGGGGCGCGGGGTGGTCGGATTCGACATCGCCGGCGCCGAGGCCGGGAACCCGCCCACGCGGCACCAGGCTGCGTTCGACTACATGCGCGAACAGTGCTCGCACTTCACCATCCACGCCGGCGAGGCGTTCGGACTGCCGTCGATCCACGAGGCGCTCTCGTTCTGCGGGACCGACCGGCTGGGCCACGGGGTCCGGGTGATCGACGACATCGTGCTGCCTCCGGACGCACGGCCGGACCAGCGCGAGTACCCGGGGGCGGAGCTTGGCACGATCGCGAACTACGTGCGGGACAAGCGGATTCCGCTCGAACTGTGCCCCAGCAGCAATGTTCAGACCGGGGCCGTCGACTCGATCGCCGAGCACCCGTTCAACGTGCTCGCCAAACTCCGGTTCCGGGTGACCGTCAACACCGACAACCGGCTGATGAGCAACACGACCATGAGCCGCGAGTTCATGGTGCTGCACGAGGCGTTCGACTACGGGTGGGCCGACTTCGAGCGGTTCACCGTGAACGCGATGAAGTCGGCGTTCCTGCACTTCGACAAGCGCCTGGAGCTGATCGACGACGTGATCAAGCCGGGGTACGCGGTGCTGCTCGGCTGA
- a CDS encoding proline-rich domain-containing protein, producing the protein MSESDDQRPAANDDAHSVPPAESPADEAREPDVQDEVTEFQPSADPFDAQTLPGNPYGTPQYGTPQYGTPQYGTPQYGTPYYGAPYEANQFGADPFGAFPPAAPMQTAPDPPRLGAAFSWAGSRFSANIGVLVGAAALWAAIIIGAALLAGVVIGLVVLAVSGFAVDVDESVSIGAAITSGVIAGIAVAAITGLATSCWLNGLITIADGKRADIGDFFRPVALGPILLVTLIVSAVSTVADLLLSQYLGLEWISLLVSLALTFLTIWMVYFAADTGAGVGPSLSNGLNLSAGRAGPTLVVLLIALLITIAGALALLVGLLFAMPFAGLLTLYYFRALTRRPIAQ; encoded by the coding sequence ATGAGCGAATCCGACGACCAGCGGCCGGCCGCGAACGACGACGCACACTCCGTCCCACCCGCCGAATCGCCGGCCGATGAGGCGCGCGAACCCGACGTGCAGGACGAGGTGACCGAGTTCCAGCCGTCCGCCGATCCCTTCGACGCGCAGACGCTTCCAGGCAACCCCTACGGCACTCCGCAGTACGGCACTCCCCAGTACGGCACTCCCCAGTACGGCACTCCCCAGTACGGCACTCCCTACTATGGCGCGCCCTACGAGGCGAACCAGTTCGGCGCCGATCCGTTCGGCGCGTTCCCGCCCGCGGCCCCGATGCAGACCGCCCCCGATCCGCCGCGGCTGGGCGCGGCGTTCAGCTGGGCAGGAAGTCGATTCTCGGCCAACATCGGCGTGCTGGTCGGCGCCGCAGCGTTGTGGGCCGCCATCATCATCGGCGCGGCGCTGCTGGCGGGCGTCGTCATCGGCCTGGTCGTTCTCGCCGTGAGCGGCTTCGCCGTCGACGTGGACGAATCGGTGTCGATCGGCGCGGCGATCACCAGCGGGGTGATCGCCGGAATAGCCGTCGCCGCGATCACCGGGTTGGCGACGTCGTGCTGGCTGAACGGCCTGATCACCATCGCCGACGGCAAGCGAGCGGATATCGGCGACTTCTTCCGCCCGGTGGCACTGGGCCCGATCCTGCTGGTCACGCTCATCGTCTCGGCGGTCTCGACCGTCGCCGATCTGCTCCTGTCCCAGTACCTCGGCCTGGAATGGATCTCCCTCCTGGTCTCCCTGGCCCTCACCTTCCTGACGATCTGGATGGTGTACTTCGCCGCCGACACCGGCGCCGGGGTCGGTCCGTCCCTCAGCAACGGCCTCAATCTCTCGGCCGGGCGCGCGGGGCCGACCCTCGTGGTGCTGCTGATCGCGTTGCTGATCACGATCGCCGGCGCCCTGGCCCTGCTCGTCGGCCTGCTCTTCGCGATGCCCTTCGCCGGTCTGCTGACTCTCTACTATTTCCGGGCTCTCACCCGCCGCCCGATCGCGCAGTAG